Proteins from a single region of Desulfolutivibrio sulfoxidireducens:
- a CDS encoding NAD(P)/FAD-dependent oxidoreductase, which yields MTASKSGDYDVIIVGAGPAGLFCAYWLAEHADLGILVLDKGKGPRKRHCPIAGNHGAECVHCSPCNILSGVGGAGLFSDGKLNFIPILGKTDLTQFLSPPQAMALIEETEAIFTRFGMDGPVYPTDMAQARDIRRNARRQGIDLLLIRQKHLGSDHLPGHIAAMADFIHKRGVTIRTGEEVRGVIVEDGRARGVETVKRRYSARAVVLAPGRVGAEWMGRVAKAHGLAMSQRGIEVGVRVEVHNDIMDELTSVIYDPTFFIRTSHYDDLTRTFCTNRGGFVALENYQHFVCVNGHAYRDRKSDNTNFAFLSKVVLTEPVTDNQAYGESIGTLATIIGGGKPILQRFGDLRRGRRSTWAKVKAGYIQPTMTDVVCGDVSMALPARIMTNLREGLEKLNQVVPGVTNDETLLYAPEIKFFATQVETTRELETAVSGMFVAGDGPGVAGNIVSAAATGIIPAKAIVNRFGAAVKRGNAT from the coding sequence TTGACGGCATCGAAATCGGGCGACTATGACGTGATCATCGTCGGCGCGGGACCGGCCGGCCTTTTTTGCGCCTACTGGCTGGCCGAACACGCCGACCTCGGAATTCTGGTTCTGGACAAGGGCAAGGGGCCGCGCAAACGGCATTGCCCCATCGCCGGCAACCACGGGGCCGAGTGCGTCCACTGTTCCCCCTGCAACATCCTGTCGGGTGTGGGCGGGGCCGGGCTTTTTTCCGACGGCAAGCTCAATTTCATCCCCATCCTGGGAAAAACCGACCTGACCCAGTTCCTTTCCCCCCCCCAGGCCATGGCCCTTATCGAGGAGACCGAGGCCATCTTCACCCGCTTCGGCATGGACGGGCCGGTCTATCCCACGGACATGGCGCAGGCCCGGGACATCCGGCGCAACGCCCGCCGCCAGGGCATCGACCTCCTGCTCATCCGCCAGAAGCACCTGGGCAGCGACCACCTGCCCGGGCACATCGCGGCCATGGCCGACTTCATCCACAAGCGCGGGGTGACCATCCGCACCGGCGAGGAGGTGCGCGGGGTGATCGTGGAAGACGGCCGGGCGCGCGGGGTGGAGACCGTCAAGAGGAGATACTCGGCCCGGGCCGTGGTCCTGGCCCCGGGCCGGGTGGGCGCGGAGTGGATGGGCCGGGTGGCCAAGGCCCATGGCCTGGCCATGTCCCAGCGGGGCATCGAGGTCGGGGTTCGCGTGGAGGTCCATAACGACATCATGGACGAACTCACGAGCGTCATCTACGACCCCACATTTTTTATCCGCACCAGCCACTACGACGACCTGACCCGCACCTTCTGCACCAACCGGGGCGGCTTCGTGGCCCTGGAGAACTACCAGCACTTCGTGTGCGTCAACGGCCACGCCTACCGCGACAGGAAATCCGACAACACCAACTTCGCCTTTCTGTCCAAGGTGGTGCTCACCGAGCCGGTCACCGACAACCAGGCCTACGGCGAATCCATCGGCACCCTGGCCACCATCATCGGCGGCGGCAAGCCCATCCTGCAACGCTTCGGGGACCTGCGCCGGGGCCGGCGTTCCACCTGGGCCAAGGTCAAGGCCGGCTACATCCAGCCGACCATGACCGACGTGGTCTGCGGGGATGTGTCCATGGCCCTGCCGGCCCGGATCATGACCAACCTGCGCGAGGGCCTGGAGAAGCTCAACCAGGTCGTGCCCGGGGTGACCAACGACGAGACCCTGCTGTATGCCCCGGAGATCAAGTTCTTTGCCACCCAGGTGGAGACCACCCGGGAACTCGAAACGGCGGTGTCCGGCATGTTCGTGGCTGGCGACGGCCCGGGCGTGGCCGGAAACATCGTCTCGGCCGCGGCCACCGGGATCATCCCGGCCAAGGCCATCGTCAACCGCTTCGGCGCAGCCGTGAAACGGGGGAACGCGACGTGA
- the speG gene encoding spermidine N1-acetyltransferase, whose protein sequence is MKPQLKLRALERSDLRFVHNLNNNRNIMSYWFEEPYESFDELEELYNKHIHDNAERRFIAETADKEPVGLVELIEINSIHRSAEFQIIITPEHQGKGFARDLVNKALDYSFRILNLHKIYLQAATSNDKAIHIYEECGFREEGRLVQEFFINGKYTDAVRMYILQDTYLEAGKSASEGDAA, encoded by the coding sequence ATGAAACCGCAACTCAAGTTACGCGCCCTGGAGCGCAGCGATCTGCGCTTTGTGCACAATCTCAACAACAACCGCAACATCATGTCGTACTGGTTCGAGGAACCATACGAATCTTTCGACGAACTTGAGGAACTTTACAATAAGCACATTCACGACAATGCGGAGCGTCGATTCATCGCCGAAACCGCCGACAAGGAACCAGTGGGGCTCGTCGAGCTCATTGAAATCAATTCCATCCACCGAAGCGCCGAATTCCAGATCATCATCACTCCGGAACACCAGGGAAAGGGCTTCGCCCGCGACCTGGTCAACAAGGCTCTGGACTATTCCTTCAGGATATTGAATTTGCATAAGATTTATCTTCAGGCAGCCACCAGCAACGACAAGGCGATTCACATATACGAGGAATGCGGCTTTCGCGAAGAGGGGCGCCTTGTGCAAGAGTTCTTCATCAATGGGAAATACACCGATGCGGTGCGGATGTACATTTTACAGGACACCTATCTGGAGGCTGGGAAATCCGCGTCTGAAGGAGACGCCGCCTGA